The Chryseobacterium indicum genome includes a window with the following:
- a CDS encoding metallophosphoesterase family protein, whose amino-acid sequence MKIAIFSDIHGKILLPFKLVDLYQKETGCKIDFILQCGDMGAYPNIENLDKATIKHAQYDRDELGFHDDFTKENPEIRAFLDELNINMICVRGNHEDHDFLDELEKENPDKSIFPIDIYGRVFVCRSGLEQKLETEDEVLQFVGIGRIGDRKGRSEKRFIQDYERKEIRKLLKTKNTFDVLITHDKDDSQSGYGMTEIRQVLDNIIFQYHFYGHTGEPFKEETDSNCITQSIKIKELEFNESGILEKGCMIILTKEKEELSIEVVEQKLTNKMTKFNWKSQ is encoded by the coding sequence ATGAAAATTGCCATTTTCTCAGACATTCACGGTAAAATTCTGTTACCCTTCAAACTCGTTGATCTTTACCAGAAAGAAACGGGCTGCAAAATTGATTTTATCTTACAGTGCGGAGACATGGGAGCCTATCCAAACATCGAAAATCTCGATAAAGCAACGATAAAACATGCCCAATACGACAGAGACGAACTCGGTTTTCATGATGATTTCACAAAAGAAAATCCTGAGATCAGGGCATTTTTAGATGAGCTTAATATTAACATGATCTGCGTTCGTGGAAATCATGAAGACCACGATTTTTTAGACGAACTTGAAAAAGAGAATCCTGACAAAAGCATATTTCCTATTGATATCTACGGAAGAGTTTTCGTCTGCAGATCGGGCTTGGAGCAAAAATTAGAGACAGAAGATGAAGTTTTACAGTTTGTAGGAATCGGAAGAATCGGAGACCGGAAAGGCAGATCCGAAAAGCGCTTTATTCAGGATTACGAAAGAAAGGAAATCAGAAAACTGTTAAAAACTAAAAATACTTTTGATGTCCTGATTACTCACGACAAAGACGACAGCCAAAGCGGTTACGGAATGACTGAAATAAGACAAGTGCTGGACAATATAATTTTCCAATATCATTTTTACGGACATACGGGAGAGCCTTTTAAAGAGGAAACAGATTCCAACTGCATCACACAGTCTATTAAAATAAAGGAACTGGAATTTAACGAAAGTGGAATTTTGGAAAAAGGCTGTATGATAATTCTCACAAAAGAAAAAGAAGAATTAAGCATTGAAGTTGTTGAGCAGAAGCTGACAAATAAAATGACAAAATTTAACTGGAAGTCTCAGTAA